A DNA window from Micromonospora sp. NBC_01739 contains the following coding sequences:
- a CDS encoding EI24 domain-containing protein, with protein MSGTATSTARRFAGGAGFLLRGIGLYVRNPGLMLLGVVPALISGVLFLAAYAALVFFVGDLATAVTPFADDWSTATRRVVRVIAGLAILGLGGLLAVLTFTAVTLVIGDPFYEKISERVEQRYGGAPDAVEVPFWASLRRSLIDSIRLVALAALFGIPLFAAGFIPLLGQTVVPVIGAAVGGWLLAVELVGAPFYRRGKGLRERRAALKVDRPTALGFGMAVFVCFLIPLGAVVLMPAAIAGATLLARRTLGQPVTED; from the coding sequence ATGTCCGGCACCGCCACGAGCACCGCACGGCGGTTCGCCGGTGGGGCCGGGTTCCTGCTGCGTGGCATCGGTCTCTACGTACGCAATCCCGGTCTGATGCTGCTCGGGGTGGTGCCGGCGCTGATCTCCGGCGTGCTGTTCCTGGCCGCGTACGCCGCCCTGGTCTTCTTCGTCGGTGACCTGGCCACGGCGGTGACCCCCTTCGCCGACGACTGGTCGACGGCGACCCGCCGGGTGGTCCGGGTGATCGCCGGCCTGGCCATCCTCGGTCTGGGTGGCCTGCTAGCCGTGCTCACCTTCACGGCCGTCACCCTGGTCATCGGCGACCCCTTCTACGAGAAGATCTCCGAGCGGGTGGAGCAGCGGTACGGCGGGGCGCCGGACGCGGTCGAGGTGCCGTTCTGGGCCTCCCTGCGGCGCAGCCTCATCGACTCGATCCGGCTGGTAGCCCTGGCGGCACTGTTCGGCATCCCGCTGTTCGCGGCCGGGTTCATCCCCCTGCTGGGCCAGACCGTGGTACCGGTGATCGGTGCCGCCGTCGGTGGTTGGCTGCTGGCCGTGGAACTGGTCGGCGCGCCCTTCTACCGGCGGGGCAAGGGGCTGCGGGAGCGCCGGGCGGCGCTGAAGGTCGACCGCCCCACCGCCCTGGGCTTCGGGATGGCGGTCTTCGTCTGCTTCCTGATCCCGCTCGGGGCGGTGGTGCTCATGCCGGCCGCGATCGCCGGTGCCACCCTGCTCGCCCGCCGCACCCTCGGCCAACCCGTCACGGAGGACTGA
- a CDS encoding RidA family protein, with protein sequence MSHPVRLLPVPALTDVAPYAYLATVEPGTRLIFTAGACPLDAEGRTVAPGDYAAQARQVMANLETALAAAGATLADVVKSTVYVASSRQEDLVTVWEVVRAAFGDHDAPSTLLGVTVLGYSGQLVEVEAIAALPAS encoded by the coding sequence ATGTCCCACCCGGTTCGCCTGCTGCCCGTTCCCGCGCTCACCGACGTCGCCCCGTACGCCTATCTGGCGACCGTGGAACCCGGCACCCGCCTGATCTTCACCGCCGGCGCCTGCCCGCTGGACGCCGAGGGCCGCACGGTCGCCCCCGGCGACTACGCGGCTCAGGCCCGGCAGGTGATGGCCAACCTGGAGACCGCCCTGGCCGCTGCCGGGGCCACCCTGGCCGACGTCGTCAAGAGCACGGTGTACGTGGCCTCCAGCCGCCAGGAGGACCTGGTCACGGTCTGGGAGGTGGTACGGGCGGCCTTCGGCGACCACGACGCCCCCAGCACCCTGCTGGGGGTGACCGTGCTCGGCTACTCCGGCCAACTCGTCGAGGTCGAGGCGATCGCCGCCCTCCCCGCCTCCTGA
- a CDS encoding LacI family DNA-binding transcriptional regulator encodes MTGAQRPTLEAVARRAGVSRATVSRVVNGSTTVAEPIRDAVRQAVAELGYVPNLAARTLVTQRTDSIALVMPEEATRVFSDDQVFPGIIRGAAQELEAADKQLVLMLAGSPAGHERVERYTTGRHVDGVLFASLHGADPLPARLAALGIPVVCSGRPLDGADVPYVDVDQVGGVTQAIRHLIDRGRRRIATIAGPQDMVAGIERLAGYRDTMAAAGLPQMVAVGDFTRESGAAAMRELLTNHPDLDAVFAASDLMAHAALRALREAGRRVPEDVAVIGFDDIETAAYTEPPLTTVRQPIVELGRQGTRLLLRLAAGEQVEPALILPTELIIRDSA; translated from the coding sequence ATGACGGGCGCACAACGGCCCACTCTGGAAGCGGTGGCACGGCGGGCCGGGGTGTCCCGAGCCACCGTGTCCCGGGTGGTGAACGGTTCCACCACGGTCGCCGAGCCGATCCGGGATGCGGTCCGCCAGGCGGTGGCCGAGTTGGGGTACGTGCCTAACCTGGCCGCCCGCACCCTGGTCACCCAGCGGACCGACTCGATCGCCCTGGTCATGCCGGAGGAGGCCACCCGGGTCTTCTCCGACGACCAGGTCTTTCCCGGCATCATCCGGGGGGCCGCCCAGGAGTTGGAGGCCGCCGACAAGCAGTTGGTGCTGATGCTGGCCGGCTCACCGGCCGGGCACGAACGGGTCGAGCGGTACACCACCGGCCGGCATGTCGACGGGGTGCTGTTCGCCTCCCTGCACGGTGCCGATCCGCTGCCCGCCCGGCTCGCCGCCCTGGGCATCCCGGTGGTGTGCAGCGGCCGACCCCTGGACGGCGCGGACGTGCCGTACGTCGACGTTGACCAGGTCGGCGGGGTCACCCAGGCGATCCGACACCTGATCGACAGGGGGCGCCGCCGGATCGCCACCATCGCCGGGCCGCAGGACATGGTCGCCGGCATCGAACGGCTGGCCGGCTACCGGGACACCATGGCCGCCGCCGGGTTGCCGCAGATGGTGGCGGTCGGCGACTTCACCCGGGAGTCCGGCGCGGCGGCGATGCGGGAACTGCTCACCAACCACCCCGACCTGGACGCCGTCTTCGCCGCCTCCGACCTGATGGCGCACGCCGCCCTGCGGGCGTTGCGCGAGGCCGGACGGCGGGTGCCGGAGGATGTCGCCGTGATCGGTTTCGACGACATCGAGACGGCCGCGTACACCGAACCTCCGCTGACCACCGTCCGCCAGCCGATAGTCGAACTCGGCCGACAGGGCACCCGACTGCTGCTCCGCCTGGCCGCCGGGGAACAGGTCGAACCGGCCCTCATCCTGCCCACCGAACTCATCATCCGCGACTCCGCCTGA
- a CDS encoding GH1 family beta-glucosidase: MSGIRFPENFLWGAATAAFQIEGAARDDGRGESIWDTFCRTPGKVYAGHTGDVACDHYHRYAEDVAMMAELGLRAYRFSVAWPRIQPDGSGPVNPRGLDFYDRLTDTLLSRGIDPIVTLYHWDLPQNLQDRGGWTARETAEHFATYAAAVYARLGDRISTWTTLNEPWCSAYLGYGNGVHAPGVQDPGAAFSAVHHLLLAHGLATQALRAGGAGRVGITLNPADVRPADANSAADAEAVRLVDGLHNRIFLDPLLVGGYPEDVREHVARIVEPVFVAEGDEKIIAAPIDLLGINYYAPTYVAGRSDGEGGGGAYPGTAGAVEFLPPVGPLTDMGWMIEPAGLTRLLERIATDYPPVPLMITENGAAFPDKGTSEATSPVHDEDRIAYLDGHLRAAHEAIARGVDLRGYLVWSLLDNFEWAEGYRKRFGIVHVDYLTQRRTPKSSARWYQEVISRNGL; encoded by the coding sequence GTGAGTGGAATCCGGTTCCCGGAGAATTTCCTGTGGGGAGCGGCTACGGCCGCCTTTCAGATCGAGGGGGCGGCCCGCGACGACGGGCGCGGGGAGTCGATCTGGGACACCTTCTGCCGCACCCCGGGCAAGGTGTACGCCGGGCACACCGGTGACGTCGCCTGCGACCACTACCACCGGTACGCCGAGGACGTGGCGATGATGGCCGAGCTGGGTCTGCGGGCGTACCGGTTCTCGGTGGCCTGGCCCCGGATCCAGCCCGATGGCAGCGGCCCGGTCAACCCCCGTGGGCTGGACTTCTACGACCGGTTGACGGACACCCTGCTGAGCCGGGGCATCGACCCGATCGTCACCCTCTACCACTGGGACCTGCCGCAGAACCTGCAGGACCGGGGCGGGTGGACGGCGCGGGAGACCGCGGAGCACTTCGCGACCTACGCCGCCGCGGTGTACGCCCGGCTGGGGGACCGCATCAGCACCTGGACCACCCTCAACGAACCCTGGTGCTCGGCGTACCTGGGCTACGGCAACGGGGTGCACGCCCCGGGGGTGCAGGATCCGGGTGCCGCCTTCAGCGCCGTACACCATCTGCTGCTGGCGCACGGCCTGGCCACCCAGGCCCTGCGCGCGGGCGGCGCCGGGCGGGTCGGCATCACCCTCAACCCGGCCGACGTACGCCCGGCGGACGCGAACAGCGCCGCCGACGCCGAGGCGGTACGCCTGGTCGACGGCCTGCACAACCGGATCTTCCTGGATCCCCTGCTGGTCGGCGGCTACCCCGAGGATGTCCGCGAGCATGTGGCTCGGATCGTCGAGCCGGTGTTCGTCGCCGAGGGCGACGAGAAGATCATCGCGGCCCCGATCGACCTGCTGGGGATCAACTACTACGCCCCGACCTACGTCGCCGGGCGGTCGGACGGCGAGGGCGGGGGCGGCGCCTACCCGGGCACGGCGGGGGCGGTGGAGTTCCTGCCGCCGGTCGGGCCGCTCACCGACATGGGCTGGATGATCGAACCGGCCGGGCTGACCCGGCTGCTGGAACGCATCGCCACCGACTACCCCCCGGTGCCGCTGATGATCACCGAGAACGGGGCGGCCTTCCCGGACAAGGGCACCTCGGAGGCCACCAGCCCGGTGCACGACGAGGACCGGATCGCGTACCTGGACGGGCACCTGCGTGCCGCCCACGAGGCCATCGCCCGGGGAGTGGACCTGCGCGGCTATCTCGTATGGTCATTGCTGGACAACTTCGAGTGGGCCGAGGGGTACCGCAAGCGATTCGGAATCGTGCACGTCGACTACCTCACCCAACGGCGTACACCGAAGTCCAGCGCCCGGTGGTACCAGGAGGTGATCTCCCGGAACGGGCTGTGA
- a CDS encoding carbohydrate ABC transporter permease: MSRLWRASPLTYGALLAAGFLSLFPIYWMFVVASRSSDAMGQLPPPVTPGGNLGANISRLFANTDAYFLTGLINSAIVAATVTFSVVLFSSLAGFAFAKLRFRGSNALLMVIIATMMVPTQLGIIPLYMLMTRLNLNDRLPAVILPALVTGFGVFMMRQYAGQAISTELIEAARVDGCGTARIYWNVVLPALRPAIAVLGLLTFMTTWNDFLWPYAVLNDPENPTVQLSLRALSDGYYQDMSQVFTGTAIATLPLLLVFVLFGRQIIGGIMEGAVKS, encoded by the coding sequence ATGAGTCGACTCTGGCGGGCCAGCCCGCTGACCTACGGCGCGTTGCTCGCCGCCGGATTCCTGTCGCTGTTTCCGATCTACTGGATGTTCGTGGTGGCCAGTCGCTCCAGCGACGCGATGGGGCAACTGCCCCCGCCGGTCACCCCCGGCGGCAACCTGGGCGCCAACATCTCCCGACTGTTCGCCAACACGGACGCGTACTTCCTGACCGGCCTGATCAACTCGGCGATCGTGGCGGCCACGGTCACCTTCTCGGTGGTCCTCTTCTCCTCCCTGGCCGGGTTCGCCTTCGCCAAGCTGCGGTTCCGGGGCAGCAACGCCCTGCTGATGGTCATCATCGCCACGATGATGGTGCCCACCCAGCTCGGCATCATCCCGCTGTACATGCTGATGACCAGGCTGAACCTCAACGACCGGCTGCCCGCGGTGATCCTGCCCGCCCTGGTCACCGGCTTCGGGGTGTTCATGATGCGGCAGTACGCCGGTCAGGCGATCAGCACCGAGCTGATCGAGGCGGCCCGGGTGGACGGCTGCGGCACCGCCCGGATCTACTGGAACGTGGTGCTGCCCGCGTTGCGGCCGGCCATCGCGGTGCTGGGCCTACTCACCTTCATGACCACCTGGAACGATTTCCTGTGGCCGTACGCGGTGCTCAATGATCCGGAGAATCCCACCGTGCAGTTGTCCCTGCGGGCCCTCTCCGACGGCTATTACCAGGACATGTCCCAGGTGTTCACCGGTACGGCAATCGCCACCCTGCCGCTGCTGCTGGTGTTCGTACTGTTCGGACGCCAGATCATCGGCGGAATCATGGAAGGTGCGGTCAAATCGTGA
- a CDS encoding carbohydrate ABC transporter permease gives MALQLDARGPTGPAPGRSRLSRAGRLSRIDAKYSPYLYIAPFFVVFAIFGAWPLAYTFWVSLHDWDLLGSDPTFIGVDNYTRLLADGDFWHAVVNTLGIFVISTVPQLLLALWLANLLNRQLRMRTGWRMAVLVPNVTSTAAVAIVFGVLFGREFGMVNWLLDLVGIDGIEWKSNRFASWVAISAMVDWRWTGYNALIFLAAMQAIPRDLYEAAAIDGANRARQFWSVTVPLLKPTIIFCVIISTIGGLQLFTEPRLFHSGTNPIRGGPLRESQTMTMYMFENAFAPYYNFGYGSAVAWLLFALIAIVAAINVLIIRRVGSGTRPPRDARKGGFR, from the coding sequence ATGGCGTTGCAGCTCGACGCGCGAGGGCCGACCGGGCCGGCACCGGGCCGATCCCGCCTGTCGCGGGCCGGCCGGCTGAGCCGGATCGACGCGAAATACTCGCCCTACCTGTACATCGCCCCGTTCTTCGTGGTCTTCGCGATCTTCGGGGCCTGGCCGCTCGCGTACACCTTCTGGGTTTCCCTGCACGACTGGGACCTGCTCGGCAGCGATCCCACCTTCATCGGGGTGGACAACTACACCCGGCTGCTGGCCGACGGCGACTTCTGGCACGCCGTGGTCAACACCCTGGGCATCTTCGTCATCAGTACGGTGCCCCAGTTGCTGCTGGCGCTCTGGCTGGCCAACCTGCTCAACCGGCAGCTGCGGATGCGTACCGGTTGGCGGATGGCCGTGCTGGTGCCCAATGTGACCTCCACGGCCGCGGTGGCGATCGTCTTCGGGGTGTTGTTCGGCCGCGAGTTCGGGATGGTCAACTGGCTGCTGGACCTGGTCGGCATCGACGGGATCGAGTGGAAGTCCAACCGGTTCGCCTCCTGGGTGGCCATCTCGGCCATGGTCGACTGGCGGTGGACCGGCTACAACGCCCTGATCTTCCTGGCCGCCATGCAGGCCATCCCCCGGGACCTGTACGAGGCCGCCGCGATCGACGGGGCGAACCGGGCCCGGCAGTTCTGGTCGGTCACCGTGCCGCTGCTCAAGCCGACGATCATCTTCTGCGTCATCATCTCCACCATCGGTGGGCTGCAACTGTTCACCGAACCCCGGTTGTTCCACTCCGGCACCAACCCCATCCGGGGTGGGCCGCTGCGCGAGTCGCAGACGATGACGATGTACATGTTCGAGAACGCCTTCGCGCCCTATTACAACTTCGGGTACGGCTCCGCGGTGGCCTGGCTGCTGTTCGCCCTGATCGCCATCGTCGCGGCGATCAACGTACTGATCATCCGCCGGGTCGGATCGGGGACCCGGCCACCCAGGGACGCCCGAAAGGGAGGCTTCCGATGA
- a CDS encoding ABC transporter substrate-binding protein, with protein MGTFSRHRLAAVALATIGALLATSGCAGEDAADDGQITLTVDVFGQLGYDQLYQEYMDANPGVKIVERGTGSNLDEYSPRLTQWLAAGKGAGDIVAIEEGLMVEYKANPDNFVNLLDHGAGELKGNFLEWKWNQGLTADGQKLIGLGTDVGGMAMCYRTDLFAKAGLPTERDEVSKLWPTWEDYIAVGERFKAANTGASFLDAATNTFNTIVLQTAGKAQGYHYYDTSDNLVVDSNPAVKQAWDTTMKIIGAGLSGKYGSWSEEWVSAFKQAKFATIACPAWMTGVIEGNAGTEASGKWDIARVPGDGGNWGGSHLAVPAQGKQKEEAIKLVKFLTSPQGQIGAFKAKGPLPSSPQALNDPAIAEATNAYFSGAPIGTIFAEGAKTLKPVYMGPKNQAVRTEVENAVRTVELGQRTPEQGWQDAVTNAKKAAAK; from the coding sequence ATGGGCACCTTTTCCCGCCACCGCCTCGCGGCGGTGGCCCTGGCAACGATCGGTGCACTACTCGCCACCAGCGGCTGCGCCGGCGAGGACGCGGCCGACGACGGCCAGATAACCCTCACGGTCGACGTCTTCGGACAGCTCGGCTACGACCAGCTCTACCAGGAGTACATGGACGCCAACCCCGGGGTGAAGATCGTCGAACGGGGCACCGGCAGCAACCTCGACGAGTACTCGCCCCGGCTGACCCAGTGGCTGGCCGCCGGCAAGGGCGCCGGGGACATCGTCGCCATCGAAGAGGGTCTGATGGTCGAGTACAAGGCCAACCCGGACAACTTCGTCAACCTGCTGGACCACGGCGCCGGCGAACTCAAGGGCAACTTCCTGGAGTGGAAGTGGAACCAGGGACTGACCGCCGACGGGCAGAAGCTGATCGGGCTCGGCACCGACGTGGGCGGCATGGCGATGTGCTACCGCACGGACCTGTTCGCCAAGGCGGGGCTGCCCACCGAGCGTGACGAGGTCTCCAAGCTCTGGCCGACCTGGGAGGACTACATCGCGGTCGGCGAGCGGTTCAAGGCGGCGAACACCGGCGCCTCCTTCCTGGACGCGGCCACCAACACCTTCAACACCATCGTGTTGCAGACCGCCGGCAAGGCGCAGGGCTACCACTACTACGACACCAGCGACAACCTCGTGGTGGACAGCAACCCGGCGGTCAAGCAGGCCTGGGACACCACCATGAAGATCATCGGGGCGGGTCTGTCCGGCAAGTACGGCTCCTGGTCGGAGGAGTGGGTATCCGCCTTCAAGCAGGCCAAGTTCGCCACCATCGCCTGCCCGGCCTGGATGACCGGGGTGATCGAGGGCAACGCCGGCACGGAGGCCAGTGGCAAGTGGGACATCGCCCGGGTCCCCGGTGACGGCGGCAACTGGGGTGGCTCCCACCTGGCCGTGCCGGCCCAGGGCAAGCAGAAGGAAGAGGCGATCAAGCTGGTCAAGTTCCTGACCAGCCCGCAGGGGCAGATCGGTGCCTTCAAGGCCAAGGGCCCGCTGCCCTCCTCACCGCAGGCCCTGAACGACCCGGCGATCGCCGAGGCCACCAACGCGTACTTCTCCGGGGCCCCGATCGGGACGATCTTCGCCGAGGGCGCCAAGACCCTGAAGCCGGTCTACATGGGCCCGAAGAACCAGGCGGTCCGCACCGAGGTGGAGAACGCCGTCCGCACGGTCGAGCTGGGCCAGCGCACTCCCGAACAGGGCTGGCAGGACGCCGTCACCAACGCCAAGAAGGCTGCCGCCAAGTAA
- a CDS encoding maleylpyruvate isomerase family mycothiol-dependent enzyme, giving the protein MSRMHGSKDFWIGALRAEGPAFAAAVAEAPPETPVLSCPGWTVTDLALHLTGIYQWVHTVAGAGRTTAPEQPRPQRPAPVPGLTAAQQWQQAYDDLMVLFDTLDPEAPAWNWAPQPKKAGFWPRRMAHETALHRWDAQLAIAAGEPIEAKLAADGVSEVLDTWLPAGRRAATGQWRGVVRLSATDAAQEWYLRLRGEGVALLDTGTILDHDEHHARVHVSGTASDLLLALWGRVSFESLTVGGDPTLLDGVRTG; this is encoded by the coding sequence ATGAGCAGAATGCACGGCTCCAAGGATTTCTGGATCGGCGCGCTCCGGGCGGAGGGCCCGGCGTTCGCCGCCGCGGTGGCCGAGGCCCCACCCGAGACACCGGTGCTCTCCTGCCCCGGCTGGACGGTGACCGACCTGGCCCTGCACCTCACCGGCATCTACCAGTGGGTACACACCGTGGCCGGCGCGGGCCGGACCACTGCGCCGGAGCAGCCCCGGCCGCAGCGCCCGGCGCCCGTCCCGGGGCTCACGGCCGCGCAACAGTGGCAGCAGGCGTACGACGACCTGATGGTCCTCTTCGACACCCTGGACCCGGAGGCCCCGGCCTGGAACTGGGCCCCCCAGCCGAAGAAGGCCGGCTTCTGGCCGCGCCGGATGGCGCACGAGACGGCGTTGCACCGCTGGGACGCCCAGCTCGCCATCGCCGCCGGTGAACCGATCGAGGCCAAGCTGGCGGCCGACGGGGTCAGCGAGGTGCTCGACACCTGGCTGCCGGCCGGTCGGCGCGCGGCGACAGGCCAGTGGCGCGGGGTGGTACGCCTCAGCGCGACCGACGCCGCGCAGGAGTGGTACCTGCGGCTACGCGGCGAGGGGGTGGCCCTGCTGGACACCGGCACCATTCTCGACCACGACGAGCACCACGCCCGGGTGCATGTCAGCGGCACCGCCAGCGACCTGCTGCTGGCCCTCTGGGGTCGGGTCAGCTTCGAATCCCTGACGGTGGGCGGCGACCCGACCCTGCTGGACGGAGTACGCACCGGCTGA
- a CDS encoding UDP-N-acetylmuramate dehydrogenase has product MSDVYAQPTAAAQPAIRGDLSQYTTLCLGGPAARIVTAATSDQIVTQVREAGERVLLLAGGSNVVIGDAGFPGTVVLVRSRGLRVLAEDERTVTIRVEAGEPWDDLVATTVRNGWSGLECLSGIPGSTGATPIQNVGAYGQEVAETILGVQVYDRTAGTVRQVPAADCGFAYRGSIFKYSERWVVLGVDFRLARSPLSGPVRYAELARALGVEVGDRVPLTQARETVLGLRAGKGMVLDPSDPDTRSVGSFFTNPILDPAGYEVLRQRAADLGEPPAWPGAGDLVKVSAAWLIDKAGFGKGYPGPEGVAISAKHTLALTNQTGTATTEALLTLAREIRDGVQARFAVTLHPEPVLINCTL; this is encoded by the coding sequence GTGTCTGACGTCTACGCCCAGCCGACAGCCGCCGCCCAACCCGCTATTCGGGGTGATCTGTCGCAATACACCACATTGTGCCTCGGTGGACCGGCCGCGCGGATCGTCACCGCCGCCACTTCCGACCAGATTGTCACTCAGGTACGCGAGGCCGGCGAGCGCGTACTGCTGCTTGCCGGGGGCAGCAACGTGGTGATCGGCGACGCCGGTTTCCCGGGCACGGTGGTGCTCGTCCGATCCCGGGGTCTGCGGGTGCTGGCCGAGGACGAGCGGACCGTGACCATCCGGGTGGAGGCCGGCGAGCCCTGGGACGACCTGGTCGCCACGACGGTGCGCAACGGCTGGTCCGGGCTGGAATGCCTGTCCGGCATCCCCGGCTCCACGGGGGCCACCCCGATCCAGAACGTCGGGGCGTACGGGCAGGAGGTCGCCGAGACCATCCTCGGCGTGCAGGTGTACGACCGCACCGCCGGGACGGTCCGCCAGGTGCCGGCGGCCGACTGCGGCTTCGCGTACCGGGGCAGCATCTTCAAGTACAGCGAGCGCTGGGTGGTGCTCGGGGTCGACTTCCGGCTGGCCCGCTCGCCGCTGTCCGGCCCGGTCCGGTACGCCGAACTGGCCCGCGCCCTCGGCGTGGAGGTCGGTGACCGGGTGCCGCTGACCCAGGCCCGGGAGACCGTGCTGGGCCTGCGGGCCGGCAAGGGGATGGTGCTGGACCCCTCGGACCCGGACACCCGTTCGGTCGGCTCCTTCTTCACCAACCCGATCCTCGACCCGGCCGGGTACGAGGTGCTGCGGCAGCGCGCCGCCGACCTGGGTGAGCCGCCCGCCTGGCCGGGCGCCGGGGATCTGGTCAAGGTCAGTGCCGCCTGGCTGATCGACAAGGCCGGCTTCGGCAAGGGCTACCCCGGCCCGGAGGGGGTCGCCATCTCCGCCAAGCACACCCTGGCGCTGACCAACCAGACCGGCACCGCCACCACCGAGGCCCTGCTGACCCTGGCCCGCGAGATCCGCGACGGCGTCCAGGCCCGCTTCGCGGTGACCCTCCACCCCGAACCCGTCCTGATCAACTGCACCCTCTAA
- a CDS encoding class I SAM-dependent methyltransferase, translated as MPTRASRPLGVITRGTTNPNRLRRVDNWIVDTCGEVLRAAPDPLVVDLGYGASPVTVVELRARLAAGVRPDVRVVGLEIDPGRVAVAQAAADPPGLTFARGGFELAGLRPVLVRAFNVLRQYDEAEVAGAWARLTAGLAPGGLLVEGTCDELGRLASWVLLDATGPRSLTLAARLSTMQSPAELAERLPKALIHRNIPGEPIHALIRALDDAWQAAAGYAPYGPRQRWLHTVAAVRAQGWPILHRPRRWRLGELTLPWPPIAPNTPPKAR; from the coding sequence ATGCCGACGCGGGCCTCCCGGCCGCTCGGGGTGATCACCCGGGGCACGACCAACCCGAACCGGCTCCGCCGGGTGGACAACTGGATCGTCGACACCTGCGGCGAGGTGCTGCGCGCCGCACCGGACCCCCTCGTGGTCGACCTCGGGTACGGCGCCAGCCCGGTGACCGTGGTGGAGCTACGCGCCCGGCTGGCCGCCGGGGTACGCCCGGACGTACGGGTGGTCGGGCTGGAGATCGACCCTGGCCGGGTGGCCGTCGCCCAGGCCGCCGCCGACCCACCTGGCCTGACCTTCGCCCGGGGCGGGTTCGAACTGGCCGGGCTGCGCCCGGTGCTGGTACGCGCCTTCAACGTGCTGCGGCAGTACGACGAAGCGGAGGTGGCCGGTGCCTGGGCCCGCCTCACCGCCGGGCTGGCGCCTGGCGGCCTGCTGGTCGAGGGCACCTGCGACGAGTTGGGGCGGCTGGCCTCCTGGGTGCTGCTCGATGCCACCGGCCCGCGCTCGCTGACCCTGGCGGCCCGGCTGTCCACCATGCAGTCCCCGGCCGAACTGGCCGAACGCCTGCCCAAGGCCCTGATCCACCGCAACATCCCCGGGGAACCCATCCACGCCCTGATCCGCGCCCTGGACGACGCTTGGCAGGCCGCCGCCGGCTACGCCCCGTACGGTCCCCGCCAGCGCTGGCTGCACACGGTGGCCGCCGTACGCGCCCAGGGCTGGCCCATCCTCCACCGCCCCCGCCGCTGGCGTCTGGGCGAACTGACCCTCCCCTGGCCCCCCATCGCCCCCAACACCCCACCCAAGGCCAGGTGA
- a CDS encoding SDR family oxidoreductase: MSRVAIVTGASSGIGAATARRLAGEGFHVLAAARRTDRLADLVAGITAAGGSATAVACDVTSDESVAALARAAQQAPGPVTLLVNNAGGARGMDPVEAGSVGDWQWMYDVNVLGTLRVTQALLPTLESSGAGTIVIVSSTAGFTVYEGGGGYTAAKHAQTAIAGTLRLELCGRPVRVIEIDPGMVKTDEFSLVRFGGDSDRAESVYAGVAEPLVAEDVADCIAWCATRPQHVNVDRLVVRPLAQAAQHKVHRTSGA; this comes from the coding sequence ATGAGTCGTGTCGCCATCGTCACCGGGGCTTCCAGCGGGATCGGGGCCGCCACCGCACGCCGACTGGCCGGCGAGGGATTTCACGTGCTGGCCGCCGCCCGGCGTACCGACCGGTTGGCCGACCTGGTCGCCGGGATCACCGCCGCAGGTGGCAGCGCCACCGCGGTGGCCTGTGACGTCACCTCGGACGAGTCCGTGGCGGCCCTGGCCCGGGCCGCGCAGCAGGCGCCCGGGCCGGTCACCCTGCTGGTCAACAACGCCGGTGGGGCACGCGGCATGGACCCCGTGGAAGCCGGGTCGGTCGGCGACTGGCAATGGATGTACGACGTGAACGTGCTGGGCACCCTGCGGGTGACCCAGGCGTTGCTGCCCACACTGGAGTCCTCTGGCGCCGGCACGATCGTCATCGTCTCCTCGACCGCCGGCTTCACGGTGTACGAGGGCGGTGGCGGTTACACCGCCGCCAAGCACGCGCAGACCGCGATCGCCGGCACCCTGCGGCTGGAGTTGTGCGGCCGACCGGTCCGGGTGATCGAGATCGACCCGGGCATGGTGAAGACCGACGAGTTCTCCCTGGTCCGCTTCGGCGGTGACAGCGATCGGGCGGAGTCGGTGTACGCCGGGGTGGCCGAGCCCCTGGTCGCCGAGGATGTGGCCGACTGCATCGCCTGGTGCGCCACCCGACCCCAGCATGTGAATGTGGACCGGCTGGTGGTCCGTCCGTTGGCGCAGGCCGCCCAGCACAAGGTGCACCGCACGAGCGGAGCCTGA